In Phalacrocorax aristotelis chromosome 25, bGulAri2.1, whole genome shotgun sequence, the following proteins share a genomic window:
- the LOC142048251 gene encoding scale keratin-like isoform X1: MSCYDLCSTAVGGINRPQPLADSGNEPCVRQCPDSTTVIQPPPVVVTFPGPILSSFPQDSIVGSSGAPVLGGYGGSLGSGGLYGYGGYGSSLGYGGLYGYGGSSLGCGGLWGYGGSLGYRGLYGYGRPYGSSYCSPYSYRYNRYGRGSWGPC; this comes from the coding sequence ATGTCTTGCTACGACCTGTGCTCCACTGCCGTTGGTGGTATCAaccgcccccagcccctcgctgaCAGTGGGAATGAACCGTGCGTCCGCCAGTGCCCCGACTCCACGACTGTGATCCAGCCACCTCCAGTCGTCGTCACCTTCCCTGGCCCCATCCTTAGCTCCTTCCCTCAGGATTCCATTGTGGGATCCTCTGGAGCACCTGTCCTTGGGGGCTATGGGGGCTCCCTGGGCTCTGGGGGTCTGTATGGCTATGGGGGCTATGGCTCCTCCCTGGGCTATGGGGGTCTGTATGGATATGGGGGCTCTTCCCTGGGCTGTGGAGGTCTGTGGGGCTATGGGGGCTCCCTGGGTTACAGGGGCCTCTATGGCTATGGTAGACCCTATGGCTCTAGCTATTGCAGCCCTTACTCCTACCGGTACAACAGGTATGGCCGTGGCAGCTGGGGGCCCTGCTAA
- the LOC142048251 gene encoding scale keratin-like isoform X2, which produces MSCYDLCSTAVGGINRPQPLADSGNEPCVRQCPDSTTVIQPPPVVVTFPGPILSSFPQDSIVGSSGAPVLGGYGGSLGSGGLYGYGGYGSSLGYGGLYGYGGSSLGCGGLPYGSSYCSPYSYRYNRYGRGSWGPC; this is translated from the exons ATGTCTTGCTACGACCTGTGCTCCACTGCCGTTGGTGGTATCAaccgcccccagcccctcgctgaCAGTGGGAATGAACCGTGCGTCCGCCAGTGCCCCGACTCCACGACTGTGATCCAGCCACCTCCAGTCGTCGTCACCTTCCCTGGCCCCATCCTTAGCTCCTTCCCTCAGGATTCCATTGTGGGATCCTCTGGAGCACCTGTCCTTGGGGGCTATGGGGGCTCCCTGGGCTCTGGGGGTCTGTATGGCTATGGGGGCTATGGCTCCTCCCTGGGCTATGGGGGTCTGTATGGATATGGGGGCTCTTCCCTGGGCTGTGGAGGTCT ACCCTATGGCTCTAGCTATTGCAGCCCTTACTCCTACCGGTACAACAGGTATGGCCGTGGCAGCTGGGGGCCCTGCTAA